One Bombus fervidus isolate BK054 chromosome 2, iyBomFerv1, whole genome shotgun sequence DNA segment encodes these proteins:
- the Mos gene encoding proto-oncogene serine/threonine-protein kinase mos, giving the protein MYKMASPQKLATKFCNISPQILKNVDGRTLLSPKTPIKETYRKGIEKRNQLSPFNIDTPNRQKILKNGLPSRTGTCLGSGGFGTVYKALYKGDQVAAKVMQTEKSFNTLKGEEHASLLRHSNIVKVLMIEQGASLSLITMELCGTTLQEYIEETVLTKTKRICILKDITCALQFCHNAGVIHADVKPKNILLSADGQPKLTDFGSSVLIEESNGINKFHGTPGYAAPEVIKENKLTPAADIYSLGVVAWQMLFRKLPFAGLHSHTIIYLSVKGHRPADNNIDDEFQGVYKTLYRQMWSQNATDRITTNEVISKIDMLLCS; this is encoded by the exons AACTTTGCTAAGTCCAAAGACTCCTATAAAAGAGACATATAGAAAAGGTATTGAGAAGAGAAATCAACTGTCTCCTTTTAATATCGATACTCCCAATAggcaaaaaatattgaaaaatggtCTACCCTCTAGAACTGGTACATGTCTAGGAAGTGGAGGATTTGGTACTGTGTATAAAGCATTGTATAAAG GTGATCAAGTTGCAGCTAAAGTGATGCAAACAGAAAAATCTTTCAATACATTGAAAGGTGAAGAACATGCTTCTTTATTAAGACATTCTAATATCGTAAAAGTGCTAATGATAGAACAAGGTGCTTCTCTATCTTTAATAACAATGGAGTTATGTGGTACTACTTTACAAGAATATATAGAGGAAACGGTCTTAACTAAAACCAAAagaatttgtatattaaagGACATAACTTGTGCTTTGCAATTTTGTCACAATGCTGGTGTCATTCATGCAGATGTCAAgcctaaaaatatattactgtCTGCAGACGGTCAACCAAAGCTTACAGATTTTGGTAGTTCCGTATTAATAGAAGAGTCAAatggaattaataaatttcac GGTACACCAGGATATGCTGCTCCAgaagtaataaaagaaaataaactgACTCCTGCAGCAGATATTTACTCTTTAGGAGTTGTAGCTTGGCAAATGTTATTTAGAAAACTGCCATTTGCTGGATTACACAGTCATACGATTATTTATCTTTCTGTGAAGGGACATCGCCCAGCAGATAATAATATTGATGATGAATTTCAAGGTGTCTATAAAACATTGTATAGACAAATGTGGTCACAAAATGCTACTGATAGAATTACAACCAACGAAGTAATAAGCAAGATCGATATGCTACTTTgttcttaa
- the LOC139998119 gene encoding U6 snRNA-associated Sm-like protein LSm5: MTSSVSTNPSTLLPLELVDKCIGSRIHIIMKNDKEIVGTLLGFDDFVNMLLEDVTESEATPEGRRVTKLDQILLNGSNITMLVPGGEMPDT; this comes from the exons ATGACGAGTTCTGTCAGTACAAATCCATCAACATTATTGCCTTTAG aATTAGTTGACAAATGTATCGGTTCTCGgatacatattattatgaaaaacGATAAAGAAATTGTCGGTACCTTGTTAGGTTTTGATGATTTTGTAAATATGCTGCTCGAAGACGTGACAGAAAGCGAAGCAACACCCGAGGGACGAAGAGTCACCAAGCTTGATCAAATACTGCTTAACGGAAGCAATATCACAAtg CTTGTACCTGGTGGAGAAATGCCTGACACGTAA